Proteins from one Chitinophaga oryzae genomic window:
- a CDS encoding DUF4349 domain-containing protein, whose product MRIPIRYLVIPVFALAACSNNKSAYYDENAAPAAEKNAGDYVATADSTSFSTDMSQLTSASRKRVRTADVRCRVTDVFRASTRMEQVVSSVQGIVVESTLKNEYAKQYELPYTSDSLRRMQLYTPTANLTLRVPVASLDSVVSTLTAMAVFIDHRALTDQDYTLAYLSNALKNKKTGHSAATIATNKNTTTLDVAKYEDQQAETKIDRSMSNLKLLDDVAYATFTVELFQSQAASVETIVNPHYVSRAGFGAELRTAVTGGANMLRDLLLFFVNIWPLMIMAVLGWWGYRRYRKISVK is encoded by the coding sequence ATGCGTATCCCGATCCGTTATTTAGTTATTCCCGTTTTCGCTCTTGCTGCCTGTAGCAATAACAAATCAGCGTATTATGATGAAAATGCCGCTCCGGCAGCTGAAAAAAATGCCGGTGATTATGTGGCTACGGCAGATTCTACCAGTTTTTCCACGGACATGTCCCAGCTCACTTCCGCCTCCCGTAAACGGGTGCGCACAGCAGATGTTCGTTGCCGTGTAACAGACGTGTTCCGGGCTTCCACCCGCATGGAACAGGTAGTGTCTTCGGTGCAGGGTATCGTAGTGGAAAGTACCCTGAAGAACGAGTACGCCAAACAGTACGAGCTTCCTTACACGAGCGACTCGCTGCGGCGCATGCAGTTATATACGCCTACGGCCAATCTCACGCTGCGCGTACCGGTGGCCAGTCTCGACTCCGTAGTAAGCACCCTGACTGCTATGGCGGTATTTATCGATCACCGTGCATTAACTGATCAGGATTACACCCTCGCGTACCTGTCCAATGCACTGAAGAATAAAAAGACAGGTCATTCCGCAGCGACCATTGCAACCAACAAAAACACCACTACGCTGGACGTAGCGAAATATGAAGATCAGCAGGCGGAAACAAAAATTGACCGGAGCATGTCCAACCTGAAGCTCCTTGATGATGTGGCTTATGCCACCTTCACCGTGGAACTGTTCCAGTCGCAGGCCGCCAGCGTGGAAACCATCGTTAATCCGCATTACGTGTCCCGCGCCGGCTTTGGGGCGGAGCTGCGCACTGCTGTTACCGGTGGCGCCAATATGCTGCGTGATCTGCTCCTGTTTTTTGTGAACATATGGCCGCTGATGATCATGGCGGTACTGGGCTGGTGGGGATACCGGCGTTATCGTAAAATCTCCGTAAAATAG
- a CDS encoding helix-turn-helix transcriptional regulator, whose product MANTFRNNNGDVIYVDEKSMQMEDLMLTTDRKAQTPFWDISLRQHYYEGIHVAQCKINVHQDIHVVSGMDAPIPGMVFVQQGKITAKGHDSGLTHRFAEGQHNFFRNPYNPQTSVFYQQQDLQLLLVGFTPERFLQLAEDAGPSLYQAANNMVAGKDWQQLENLPVTRQMQAAIHDIHTCRFQGRMKDLYLQTKALELLLLRFEQQDQPERPARKTIKLSETDIRKIYAARECLLADIHHPPSLGQLARLTGLNEFKLKAGFRKVFNNSVFGYLREHRLEMARQLLRKKELSVTAVAYETGYTTVQHFSKEFSKHFGVSPSRMD is encoded by the coding sequence ATGGCAAACACATTCAGAAACAACAACGGCGATGTGATATATGTGGACGAGAAAAGTATGCAGATGGAAGACCTCATGCTGACCACAGACAGGAAGGCGCAAACACCTTTCTGGGACATCAGCCTGCGGCAACATTATTATGAAGGCATACATGTGGCACAATGTAAGATCAACGTACATCAGGATATCCACGTTGTCAGCGGGATGGATGCGCCGATCCCGGGAATGGTGTTCGTGCAGCAGGGAAAGATCACCGCCAAAGGCCACGACAGCGGACTTACACACCGTTTCGCGGAAGGACAGCATAACTTCTTCCGTAATCCCTATAACCCGCAGACAAGTGTGTTTTACCAGCAGCAGGACCTGCAGTTGTTGCTCGTAGGGTTCACGCCGGAACGGTTCCTGCAACTGGCGGAAGATGCCGGTCCTTCGCTCTACCAGGCAGCCAACAATATGGTGGCGGGAAAAGACTGGCAACAACTGGAAAACCTGCCGGTAACCAGGCAGATGCAGGCCGCCATCCATGATATTCACACCTGCCGCTTCCAGGGCAGAATGAAAGACCTGTACCTGCAAACCAAAGCGCTGGAACTGCTGTTGCTCCGTTTCGAACAACAGGACCAGCCGGAACGCCCTGCACGAAAAACGATTAAACTATCTGAAACGGATATACGAAAAATATACGCTGCGCGAGAATGCCTGCTGGCAGATATTCATCATCCGCCGTCACTGGGACAGCTGGCGCGGCTGACCGGCCTCAATGAGTTTAAACTGAAAGCGGGTTTCAGGAAAGTGTTTAACAACAGTGTGTTTGGTTATCTGAGAGAGCACCGTTTGGAGATGGCGCGGCAGTTGCTGAGAAAAAAAGAACTGTCCGTAACAGCAGTAGCTTATGAAACGGGTTATACAACAGTGCAGCATTTCAGCAAGGAGTTCAGTAAACATTTTGGGGTAAGCCCTTCGCGGATGGACTAA
- a CDS encoding lysophospholipid acyltransferase family protein: MKSNPHPAGFAWIIYFLLYRVMRYRYTEVIQNLSRSFPEKSYGEIRRTAIDFYRHFSRLFAEMPLMMTMPRRHIGRRLTLHNASLIEDYQAQGRPVIVMLGHYGNWECLSMLPALLRCPVYGVFKPLSNRFFDRLMKRIRSRFGLQLLTMEEAPRYLLQRRLPPGAYVFVADQSPSQGKHVVDFLHQPTPVITGTERLAKAVDAAVVYAVIRRQEGYCWEMSFSLITDQPATEAPFEITRIFNARLEQDICQSPAYWLWTHRRWKKNLRS; the protein is encoded by the coding sequence ATGAAGTCCAACCCTCATCCCGCGGGTTTTGCGTGGATCATTTACTTTCTGTTATACAGGGTGATGCGTTACCGCTATACGGAGGTGATACAGAATTTGTCGCGTTCATTTCCGGAGAAGTCCTACGGGGAGATCCGGCGGACGGCGATTGATTTTTACCGGCATTTCAGCCGGTTGTTTGCCGAGATGCCGCTGATGATGACGATGCCGCGCCGTCATATCGGGCGGCGGCTGACATTGCATAATGCGTCTTTAATTGAGGACTACCAGGCGCAGGGCCGGCCGGTGATCGTGATGCTGGGGCATTACGGCAACTGGGAATGTTTATCGATGTTGCCGGCCTTGTTGCGCTGCCCGGTATACGGCGTATTCAAGCCGCTGAGCAATCGTTTTTTTGACCGGCTGATGAAGCGGATACGCTCCCGTTTCGGGCTGCAGTTGCTGACGATGGAAGAGGCGCCCCGGTACCTGCTACAGCGGAGACTACCGCCGGGGGCTTATGTTTTTGTGGCGGACCAGTCGCCCTCTCAGGGCAAACATGTGGTGGACTTCCTGCACCAGCCTACGCCGGTGATCACCGGTACGGAGCGGCTGGCCAAAGCGGTGGACGCCGCGGTGGTGTATGCTGTTATCCGCAGGCAGGAGGGATATTGCTGGGAGATGTCTTTTTCGCTGATCACCGATCAGCCGGCCACCGAAGCACCATTTGAAATTACCCGCATCTTTAACGCCCGCCTGGAGCAGGACATCTGCCAGTCACCCGCCTACTGGCTGTGGACGCACCGGCGCTGGAAAAAAAACCTACGGTCATGA
- a CDS encoding cold-shock protein → MNKSENSGKKENLSKKEVEKRKQQKQREKQEKREERQANSKKGKSLEEMMAYIDEDGNITSTPPDPNRKKEVNLEDIQIGVARQQDEEPASLIRNGVVTFFNESKGYGFIKDQKTQESIFVHVNGLLDRVRENSRVTFEVEMGHKGPNAVRVKLSK, encoded by the coding sequence ATGAATAAATCAGAAAACTCCGGTAAAAAGGAAAATCTCAGTAAAAAAGAAGTCGAAAAAAGAAAACAGCAAAAACAAAGAGAAAAACAGGAGAAAAGAGAAGAAAGGCAGGCGAACAGTAAAAAAGGAAAGAGTTTGGAAGAAATGATGGCCTACATCGATGAGGATGGTAATATTACCTCCACGCCTCCGGACCCCAACAGAAAGAAAGAAGTTAACCTGGAAGACATTCAGATCGGTGTGGCGCGTCAGCAGGACGAAGAACCTGCCAGCCTGATCCGGAACGGGGTGGTCACCTTCTTCAACGAATCCAAAGGCTACGGCTTCATTAAAGACCAGAAAACACAGGAAAGCATCTTTGTGCACGTGAATGGCCTGCTGGACCGGGTACGGGAAAATTCCAGGGTCACTTTTGAGGTGGAGATGGGACACAAAGGTCCTAATGCTGTCCGGGTGAAACTATCGAAATAA
- a CDS encoding RNA polymerase sigma factor: MDHDNEKQWLLAVASGDERSFRQLVQTYWPQVYGTALRLTRSPEQAKDLSQDIFLKLWNNRRKLSEVDNAGTFIYVCARNLIMDFLSKKVLRTDNLDTLTGHLQADPLPDAQARMEYRELESLLSKAIEHLPAKVKEVFILHRFQGLSHPQIAQQLNISVVSSQTYIVRALRSIRDYLERHPERTFTLLVLLTAFF, from the coding sequence TTGGACCACGATAATGAAAAACAATGGCTGCTCGCCGTTGCCAGCGGCGATGAACGCAGCTTCCGGCAGCTGGTACAGACGTACTGGCCGCAGGTGTATGGCACCGCGTTACGCCTTACCCGCTCTCCCGAACAGGCCAAAGACCTCTCACAGGATATCTTTTTGAAATTGTGGAACAACCGCCGGAAACTTTCCGAGGTAGACAATGCAGGCACCTTTATTTATGTATGTGCACGCAACCTGATCATGGACTTCCTTTCCAAAAAAGTGCTGCGCACCGACAACCTGGACACGCTGACGGGCCATCTGCAGGCCGACCCGCTCCCCGATGCGCAGGCCCGCATGGAATACCGGGAACTGGAGAGCCTCCTCAGCAAAGCCATCGAACATCTCCCCGCCAAAGTGAAGGAAGTGTTTATCCTGCACCGCTTTCAGGGGTTAAGCCACCCGCAGATCGCGCAGCAGCTGAATATCTCGGTAGTCAGCTCCCAAACCTACATCGTCAGGGCCTTGCGCAGCATCCGCGATTACCTGGAGCGCCATCCGGAGCGGACTTTTACTTTACTGGTACTGCTGACCGCCTTTTTTTAA
- a CDS encoding FecR domain-containing protein produces MSDTSFEALFRGYMNGTLNASEIHRFRRLAMERDNKAVLSRLLEEAFSNPAYAEAADYDPAEMADEILLKARQQDAQLSMLPPARKPPVFRPWFKYAAAAAIFGLLLAGTWKFASRRQHPAVPLATRQPVTPGTAQPVLILGDGSRLALDSVGNGTIAQQGNTRIVKLANGQVAYQLTGNNNGNMLYNTMQTPHGCMYQLTLPDGSRVWLNAASSIRYPAAFAADRRQVEVTGEAFFDIVKDDRKPFTVTVQQLDIQVLGTAFNVMAYPDETTIRTTLLQGAINVSSGDARHLLHPGEQATMAGAGGPFSISKPNLEEILSWKNGEFYFKDTHIQTIMREVARWYNVEVSYEGDMEDITLSGIVSRNEPVAQLLKALEMTKMVRFRMNGNRIVVSPGTRG; encoded by the coding sequence ATGTCTGACACATCATTTGAAGCACTGTTCAGAGGATATATGAACGGTACGCTCAATGCGTCCGAAATCCACCGTTTCCGCCGGCTGGCGATGGAACGGGACAATAAGGCCGTGCTTTCCCGCCTGCTGGAAGAAGCTTTCAGTAACCCGGCCTACGCCGAAGCCGCCGATTACGATCCGGCGGAGATGGCCGACGAAATACTGCTGAAAGCGCGGCAACAGGACGCCCAGCTGTCTATGCTGCCGCCGGCGCGTAAACCGCCCGTTTTCCGGCCCTGGTTCAAATACGCCGCAGCCGCAGCCATCTTCGGCCTCCTGCTGGCCGGCACCTGGAAGTTCGCCTCCCGGCGCCAACACCCCGCCGTCCCCCTGGCCACCCGCCAGCCCGTTACGCCAGGGACAGCACAACCCGTACTGATACTGGGCGACGGCTCGCGCCTGGCGCTCGACAGCGTGGGCAACGGCACCATCGCTCAACAAGGCAACACCCGCATCGTGAAGCTGGCCAATGGACAAGTAGCCTACCAGTTGACCGGCAACAACAACGGCAACATGCTATACAATACCATGCAAACGCCCCATGGCTGCATGTACCAGCTGACCCTGCCCGACGGCTCACGGGTATGGCTCAACGCCGCCTCCTCCATCCGCTATCCTGCCGCCTTTGCAGCCGACCGCCGGCAGGTGGAAGTGACCGGCGAGGCTTTCTTCGATATTGTTAAAGATGACCGTAAACCATTTACCGTCACCGTGCAACAGCTGGACATCCAGGTGCTCGGCACCGCTTTCAACGTGATGGCCTACCCGGATGAAACCACCATCCGCACCACCCTGCTGCAAGGCGCCATCAACGTCAGCAGCGGCGACGCCAGACACCTGCTGCACCCTGGCGAACAAGCCACCATGGCGGGCGCCGGCGGCCCCTTCAGCATCAGCAAACCCAACCTGGAGGAAATTCTCAGCTGGAAAAACGGCGAGTTCTACTTCAAGGACACCCATATCCAAACCATCATGCGCGAAGTGGCCCGCTGGTACAATGTAGAGGTCAGCTATGAAGGCGACATGGAGGATATCACCCTCTCCGGCATCGTGTCGCGGAATGAACCCGTTGCACAGCTGCTTAAAGCCCTGGAAATGACAAAAATGGTACGGTTCCGGATGAACGGGAACAGGATTGTAGTTTCACCAGGGACCCGGGGCTAG
- a CDS encoding TonB-dependent receptor produces the protein MKFLATRIPTAVKKQPARPLWAILTIALLLAGTTGFAQKVTVSLKNVPLEKVFSTLKQQTGYSFIWRGEPSASYKSVSLECKDASLEQVLKPFLDGLSLTYQITDRIVVVTRKESSPPPDNLAQAARLPVSGKITDDKGLPLPGVSVRVKGTTTGVTTDAQGNYALSVPGHNSVLLCTSVGFEPKEVLVNGQQTLYIVLQQKSNSLNDLVVVGYGTQQKKNLTSSVSSIKGSELAGVAVTNLDAALQGKAPGVQVVQNSGAPGDETYIRIRGNGSLFGENRPLYVIDGVPMSNLPAAQYGVSGDGQRITATNNINPNDIQSVEILKDAAATAIYGSRGANGVILITTKRGAEGKSRFNFSMYTGVSDVPKRLPLLNGDQFVDLFNESRANAGLPPDPAIVKTGRNTNWQDAVFRSAPVSSYNLSISGGTPRTSHYVSAGYLDQTGTIVGVQHFKRFNGRVNFDFMATDKIKIGVNLTGVHSINNRMDNSFSGQSVLALALIENPNDPIYNPNGTFYTDPNRRWTNPVMIAHSLRFQSVVDSYIGNLYGEYTIIPGLKFRTSFGFDNQHVTDDRYQSKLVNNQSPATGFVSVFSQFLWVNENTLSYTPALRGKHKLTMLLGQSAQEANVRRISVSGNTNSTDIIQAVTGFTNLFSPLDYRSQWGLVSYFGRASYNYDDRYLLEGVLRTDGSSRFGANKKYGFFPSISAAWRIINEPFMKSQRFFNDLKLRGSIGVTGNNEGLGSDFPSLATYSTGYNYGAAAGIAPTSLSNRDLSWEATTATNLALDMAFLDNRINVTVEAYRKITNRLIFKLELPYTSGFNRTNGANIGQLMNKGLEIGINTENIRGKFTWNTNFNLYFNRNKITSLPETVAGDPSSSDFTESLPGSFYTSQPTSIFRVGEPVGSFFGYRNKGVDPATGNMIYDDINKDGRITAADRVILGNALPDFTGGLTNSFSYKGVDLSFFFYWSYGNKVYNQTRSMLERMSNYNNGDAKTLNRWTPTNTQTDVPKAIFNDPVTPGSLTNGEVSQRFVEDGSFIRMKNITVGYTFPSALLKRIRFSSARVYVSGQNLFLITNYSGYDPESQNQSVKNSQLGIDWAVQPQPRTFMAGLNLNF, from the coding sequence ATGAAATTCCTTGCCACGCGCATTCCCACAGCTGTAAAAAAACAGCCGGCCAGGCCGTTGTGGGCTATACTGACCATCGCCCTGTTGCTGGCCGGTACTACCGGCTTCGCACAGAAAGTAACGGTTTCCCTGAAAAACGTGCCTTTGGAGAAAGTGTTTTCCACGCTGAAACAACAGACCGGCTATTCCTTCATCTGGCGCGGAGAACCGTCCGCCTCGTACAAAAGCGTATCGCTCGAATGTAAAGACGCCTCGCTGGAACAGGTGCTGAAACCTTTCCTCGACGGGCTTTCCCTTACCTATCAGATCACCGACAGGATCGTGGTGGTGACACGTAAAGAAAGCAGTCCCCCGCCAGACAACCTGGCGCAAGCCGCCCGCCTGCCGGTATCCGGAAAGATCACGGACGATAAGGGCCTGCCGCTGCCCGGTGTCAGTGTCCGGGTAAAGGGCACCACTACGGGCGTCACTACGGATGCACAGGGAAATTACGCTTTATCTGTACCGGGGCACAACAGCGTGCTGCTCTGCACTTCCGTAGGTTTTGAACCGAAAGAGGTCCTGGTCAACGGGCAACAAACACTGTATATTGTACTGCAACAGAAAAGCAATTCCCTGAACGACCTCGTCGTGGTGGGCTACGGCACCCAGCAGAAAAAGAACCTGACATCGTCCGTTTCCTCCATCAAAGGCAGCGAGCTGGCCGGCGTGGCCGTGACCAACCTCGACGCCGCGCTGCAGGGAAAAGCCCCCGGCGTACAGGTAGTACAGAACTCCGGCGCCCCCGGCGATGAAACATATATCCGTATCCGTGGCAACGGTTCCCTCTTCGGGGAAAACCGCCCCCTCTACGTGATAGACGGCGTGCCCATGAGCAACCTGCCCGCCGCACAATACGGTGTTTCCGGCGACGGGCAACGGATCACCGCCACCAATAATATCAACCCCAACGATATACAGTCGGTGGAGATCCTGAAAGACGCCGCCGCTACCGCCATCTACGGCTCCAGGGGGGCCAACGGCGTCATCCTCATTACCACTAAAAGAGGCGCTGAAGGGAAATCCCGCTTCAACTTCAGCATGTACACCGGCGTTTCTGACGTGCCCAAACGACTGCCGCTGCTCAACGGCGACCAGTTCGTGGACCTGTTCAACGAATCCCGCGCCAACGCCGGGCTTCCGCCGGACCCTGCCATCGTGAAAACAGGCAGGAACACCAACTGGCAGGATGCTGTTTTCCGCTCCGCACCGGTATCCAGCTACAACCTCTCCATCTCCGGCGGCACGCCACGCACCTCCCATTACGTATCTGCCGGCTACCTCGATCAAACCGGCACCATTGTGGGCGTGCAACATTTCAAACGGTTCAACGGCCGCGTGAACTTCGACTTCATGGCTACCGACAAAATAAAGATCGGCGTAAACCTCACCGGCGTACACTCCATCAACAACCGCATGGACAACAGCTTCTCCGGGCAGTCTGTGCTGGCGCTGGCGCTGATTGAGAACCCCAATGACCCGATTTACAATCCCAACGGCACTTTTTACACAGACCCTAACCGGCGCTGGACCAACCCGGTGATGATTGCCCATTCCCTCCGGTTCCAGTCTGTCGTAGACAGCTATATCGGTAACCTGTATGGCGAATACACGATTATACCGGGCCTGAAGTTCAGGACCAGCTTTGGCTTCGACAATCAACACGTTACAGACGACCGGTACCAGTCGAAACTGGTCAACAACCAGTCGCCCGCCACCGGTTTTGTGTCTGTGTTCTCACAGTTCCTCTGGGTGAATGAAAATACGCTCTCCTACACGCCTGCCCTTCGCGGCAAACACAAGCTCACGATGTTGCTGGGACAGAGCGCGCAGGAAGCCAACGTGCGCCGCATCAGCGTTTCCGGTAATACCAATTCCACCGATATCATTCAGGCCGTTACCGGTTTCACCAACCTGTTCTCTCCGCTGGACTACCGCTCACAATGGGGACTGGTGAGCTATTTCGGCCGGGCGAGCTATAATTATGACGACCGTTATCTGCTGGAAGGGGTATTGCGTACCGACGGGTCTTCCCGCTTTGGCGCCAACAAAAAATACGGCTTCTTTCCTTCTATCTCCGCAGCCTGGCGTATTATCAATGAGCCGTTCATGAAAAGCCAGCGTTTCTTCAATGACCTGAAACTGCGTGGCAGTATAGGCGTTACCGGTAATAACGAAGGCCTGGGCAGCGACTTTCCTTCCCTCGCCACTTACTCCACCGGCTACAACTACGGCGCCGCAGCCGGTATTGCCCCCACTTCCCTCTCCAACCGCGACCTCAGCTGGGAAGCCACCACTGCCACAAACCTCGCGCTGGACATGGCTTTCCTCGACAACCGCATCAACGTTACCGTGGAAGCCTACCGCAAAATCACCAACCGCCTGATATTTAAGCTGGAACTTCCCTATACCTCAGGATTTAACCGTACCAACGGCGCCAACATCGGACAACTCATGAATAAAGGGCTGGAGATAGGCATCAACACAGAAAATATCCGGGGCAAATTCACCTGGAACACCAACTTCAACCTCTATTTCAACCGCAATAAAATTACCAGTCTGCCTGAAACCGTGGCCGGCGACCCTTCCAGCTCCGACTTCACCGAAAGTCTGCCCGGCTCCTTCTATACCAGTCAGCCTACCAGTATTTTCCGTGTAGGCGAGCCCGTTGGCTCTTTCTTCGGATACCGCAACAAAGGCGTGGACCCTGCCACCGGCAATATGATCTACGACGACATCAACAAAGACGGCAGGATCACCGCGGCCGACCGCGTGATCCTTGGCAATGCGCTGCCCGATTTTACCGGCGGCCTGACCAACTCCTTCAGCTACAAAGGCGTAGACCTCAGCTTCTTTTTTTACTGGTCTTATGGCAACAAAGTATATAACCAGACCCGCAGCATGCTGGAACGCATGAGCAACTATAATAACGGCGACGCCAAAACGCTGAACCGCTGGACGCCCACCAACACGCAAACCGATGTACCAAAGGCCATCTTCAACGATCCGGTGACACCGGGCAGCCTTACCAACGGCGAGGTGTCCCAGCGTTTTGTGGAAGACGGTTCTTTCATCCGTATGAAGAACATCACCGTAGGTTACACATTCCCTTCCGCCCTGTTGAAACGAATCCGTTTCAGCAGCGCCCGCGTGTATGTCAGCGGCCAGAACCTGTTCCTCATCACCAACTATTCGGGGTATGATCCCGAATCGCAGAACCAGTCTGTCAAAAACTCCCAGCTTGGCATCGACTGGGCCGTACAGCCGCAGCCACGCACATTCATGGCCGGATTAAACCTGAATTTTTAA
- a CDS encoding RagB/SusD family nutrient uptake outer membrane protein gives MKKTGLILIAIAFTACTKVLDQVPEYTIAEDNFWQTANDAESAAIGIYPAAQSMAQQFPVAFDAASDATTALLINYAPFTQHGIPVDNPIVAAYWQNNYTGIGRANDLLKNLPGMKDSLFTGSRKQELLGEARFLRAYFYFNLLRAYGPVPLVTQPYNSFNADFTIERSPVEVIFQQIVADLTIAESSLPISYANSADTRGRATQGTAKALLAKAYLSMKKYDSAAIKAQDVMNNTNYVLVNGSAAYSNMFTVGGKNSTESVFEIQYVSSSAQANGLFSFYMPVNGIPAGQQTGSYQIAPTDKIVNAYEAGDIRRSAALGLSAATTPVSYVNKYVRLTNGTEPNIIALRLADIILVNAEALDKLGKHTEAIAMLNIIRRRAFGLPVDAPSAHDFPAAGETNADLPLAIENERFKELAFEGHRFYDLVRTGRAGAVLGITADQSLWPIPLRELGRNPRLVQNHGY, from the coding sequence ATGAAAAAAACAGGACTTATACTCATCGCTATTGCATTCACCGCCTGCACCAAAGTACTGGACCAGGTGCCCGAGTATACGATTGCAGAAGACAACTTCTGGCAGACCGCCAACGACGCGGAGAGCGCCGCCATCGGTATCTACCCTGCCGCACAGAGCATGGCGCAGCAGTTCCCCGTCGCCTTTGACGCCGCATCTGACGCCACTACGGCATTACTCATCAATTACGCGCCTTTCACTCAGCATGGCATCCCGGTAGACAACCCGATTGTAGCCGCTTACTGGCAGAACAACTACACCGGTATCGGAAGGGCCAACGACCTGTTGAAAAACCTGCCAGGCATGAAAGACAGCCTGTTCACCGGCAGCCGTAAGCAGGAACTGCTGGGAGAAGCGCGCTTCCTGCGTGCCTATTTTTATTTTAACCTGCTCAGGGCATATGGCCCCGTGCCACTGGTAACGCAGCCTTACAATTCGTTCAATGCAGACTTTACCATAGAACGTTCTCCGGTGGAGGTTATCTTCCAACAGATCGTTGCAGACCTCACCATTGCCGAATCGTCGCTGCCCATAAGCTACGCCAACAGCGCAGATACCCGCGGGCGCGCCACGCAGGGTACCGCCAAAGCGCTGCTGGCCAAAGCATATCTCAGCATGAAAAAATACGACTCCGCCGCCATAAAGGCGCAGGATGTGATGAATAATACCAACTACGTGCTGGTGAACGGCAGCGCCGCCTACAGCAATATGTTTACCGTCGGTGGTAAAAACAGCACCGAGTCTGTTTTTGAGATACAATATGTCAGCTCCTCCGCACAGGCCAACGGGCTGTTCAGCTTCTATATGCCTGTCAACGGTATCCCTGCCGGACAACAGACCGGCAGCTACCAGATAGCGCCTACCGACAAGATCGTGAACGCCTATGAAGCCGGCGATATCCGCAGGAGCGCCGCCCTCGGGCTTTCTGCTGCCACAACGCCGGTAAGTTATGTCAACAAGTATGTGCGGCTGACCAACGGCACCGAGCCCAATATCATCGCACTGCGGCTGGCCGACATCATTCTTGTCAATGCCGAAGCACTGGATAAACTGGGTAAGCATACCGAAGCTATCGCCATGCTGAATATTATCCGCCGCCGCGCCTTTGGTCTGCCTGTCGATGCTCCTTCCGCCCATGACTTCCCTGCTGCCGGAGAAACTAATGCTGATCTGCCTCTCGCCATTGAAAACGAACGTTTCAAAGAGCTGGCTTTTGAAGGGCATCGCTTTTATGACCTGGTACGCACCGGCCGTGCCGGCGCCGTGCTGGGCATCACCGCCGACCAGTCGTTGTGGCCCATCCCGCTGCGTGAGCTGGGCCGCAATCCGCGGCTGGTACAAAATCACGGCTACTAG